Proteins encoded within one genomic window of Bacteroides sedimenti:
- a CDS encoding alpha-2-macroglobulin family protein, producing MKIRLFSLLVFVMTGLSLFAQKQTYEKMWKEVATLEKKDLPKSVIKKTGEIYRKALAEKNSPQMFKAYLYKANAKLRIDADSFYVNLKGLEKWEAETKVPMDKAILNSMIAEFYADYAKENSWQLRNGKQLTGETPEDIREWSANLFIRKAFSCLRLSLKDPKLLQNTSTSSYAPIVNKGWTSDYFRHDMFHLLAKRGLSILTSLEYLSKDVYPQTLLKSETAFAKTADFLKTQIPAASECDVVAEKYLIYKELAGYYQLENNKDAVLLTELERLGYSKSKFAETNANEWEAIQEMELASNPYIVALNSLISQNASSDVCAEAYLVKANYVSGKQNLPLALEILNDGIQKYARYERINALQEQKESILTSALRAESPPIIYPGETFGLKVSHKNLDGFTVNFYKVNLPVTSPQLKENIDKKFIEKYTQPFTTEHYSLVKPSDYKQKDSLFKVKAPALGLYLLEIVPDSKVENVSAKLISSSAFKVLTRDLAENKTEIITLDAKSGQPIPEATVTLYVNSKGEQKEHSKVITSHNGSIVINNIDELRWLAVSKDDDMALPLQNIYVSRYNFQATEIEEDEDEDEGKIEEDEEERGDETITLLTDRNLYRPGQTVYVKGIAYKKALNSASVVPKKAYTLILCDANNKMIAERRLLTNEFGSFTTDFSLPANVLNGQFELRTIHGQTVIRVEEYKRPSFEITFQPLEGSYTFNDSVRVKGSAKTYSGVALQGAHVKYTVTRAQPFWWEWAEDDVDEVASGEVKVDEKGDFIVPFRLTPNLKDDLEDCYYIYKVKATLTDNAGETQESETSVSVGSTSFILSSNLGDEICRDKPISAIFTADNLSKKPVDVEVTYHLYKKGDKKPLMEGKVASNKVQDLSTWKNLPSGEYFLELSAFDVKGREVTEDKLFVLFSLNDQKSPVSKPIWCKLMDDTFAPDKPATILFGSVEKDVHVLYDVFVGGKQIESRRITLSDSVQRFEFPYKEEYGDGIFVNFCFVKNGIVSQQGNRIQKVLPDRNLTLKWETFRDKLQPGQKEEWRLTIKNSKEKPVKAELLAKMYDASLDKIWKGNQGLYINYNRNIPEVRWEFENGYSNFYNFYFSLKDHSFKNLAYDYFLRIGTRPYYLGDFDDVGVIGFGMKKDKNVVVRGVASTLEGKIAGVKTANLAYSVVSVDEEDSEEPNKSQDEPLDTTVPVRENFNETAFFYPQLRTNEKGEISFSFTVPESLTRWKFKGIAHTKEMLTGTIDGETVTSKEFMLSPNMPRFVRVGDRSSISTRIINVSPKDVKGEVKMQLFDPATEKVLFTQKQPFSVKAGETGSASFEFMADESHSLLGCRLVADGGTFSDGEQHLLPVLSNKERVIETLAMPIRGNQTREFSTKELFNGNSKTATERKLTVEFTGNPAWYAVQSLPSLSNPTNDNAISWATAYYANSLASSIMNTQPRMKLVFDQWKSEGETKETLWSNLQKNQDVKNILLEESPWLTEATNEAEQKQRLAVLFDLNTIQYKNDHALAKLKELQLFDGSWPWYKGMSGSRYITQFVLETMGRLSKLSAKPLEGDALDMQQSAFSYLHKEMLQKYKELKKDEKKNGPSLGLDDESLHYLYLCALTGEKIPAENTEAYNYYLSKVNQTMTNQTLMGKALSAIVLAKAGKHAEAKDFLNSMKEYAVNTDEMGMFYASSVNPYYWYGNNIKMQTAILEAFDETSKDAASVEELKMWLLKQKQAQSWDSPVSTVNAVYALLKRGSNLLDSPGDVRITFGNEVLETYSPAKTTVPSTGYIKKSFEDKAVTSSLNKITVEKRDAGIAWGAAYAQYLEEIDNIKQQGKELNVSKTLYVERQVNGVKELHTLKGNTTLKVGDKVVARLIIKVDRDMDFVQLKDQRAACFEPLESLSGYRWGAGTGYYVAVKDASTNFFFDALRKGTYVLEHSFFVTRAGNYSSGIATLQSVYAPEFASHSASERVVVE from the coding sequence ATGAAAATCAGACTGTTTAGCCTTTTGGTGTTTGTCATGACAGGGCTCTCTTTATTTGCCCAGAAACAGACTTACGAGAAGATGTGGAAAGAGGTGGCGACTTTGGAAAAGAAAGACCTGCCCAAATCGGTTATTAAAAAAACAGGTGAAATCTATCGCAAGGCGCTTGCCGAGAAAAACTCTCCGCAAATGTTCAAAGCCTATCTCTACAAAGCGAATGCAAAGTTGAGAATAGATGCCGATAGTTTTTATGTCAACCTGAAAGGTTTGGAAAAGTGGGAAGCTGAAACGAAAGTCCCCATGGATAAGGCTATTCTGAACTCCATGATCGCCGAATTTTATGCTGATTATGCGAAGGAGAATTCCTGGCAGTTACGCAATGGCAAGCAACTAACTGGAGAAACACCCGAGGATATCCGCGAGTGGAGCGCCAATCTTTTCATCCGGAAAGCCTTTTCCTGTCTGCGCCTTTCACTGAAAGATCCGAAACTGTTGCAGAACACTTCCACTTCCTCTTATGCTCCCATCGTGAATAAAGGGTGGACGAGCGACTATTTCCGTCACGACATGTTTCATCTGTTGGCTAAACGTGGGCTTTCCATACTCACTTCACTGGAATATCTTTCAAAAGATGTTTATCCACAGACCTTGCTGAAATCGGAAACAGCTTTTGCAAAAACAGCCGATTTTCTGAAAACCCAGATTCCTGCCGCAAGCGAATGCGATGTTGTTGCAGAGAAATACCTTATTTATAAAGAGTTGGCAGGTTATTACCAGTTGGAGAACAATAAGGATGCCGTTTTACTTACCGAACTGGAACGGTTGGGATATAGTAAATCCAAGTTTGCTGAGACAAATGCCAATGAATGGGAAGCCATTCAAGAAATGGAACTTGCCAGCAATCCATATATTGTAGCACTGAATAGCCTGATTTCTCAGAATGCTTCCAGTGACGTTTGCGCGGAAGCCTATTTGGTAAAGGCAAACTATGTTTCAGGAAAGCAGAACCTTCCTCTGGCATTGGAAATATTAAATGATGGCATTCAGAAATATGCCCGATATGAACGGATCAATGCGTTGCAAGAACAGAAAGAATCCATCTTGACTTCTGCTTTGAGAGCGGAATCTCCCCCGATCATCTATCCGGGTGAAACGTTTGGTTTGAAAGTCTCTCACAAGAACCTGGATGGATTCACGGTTAATTTTTACAAAGTGAATCTTCCGGTCACTTCTCCCCAATTAAAGGAAAACATAGACAAGAAGTTTATTGAGAAATATACCCAACCATTCACCACCGAGCATTATTCCCTGGTGAAGCCGTCCGATTATAAGCAGAAAGATTCTTTGTTTAAAGTGAAAGCCCCAGCGTTGGGACTCTATCTGCTGGAAATTGTTCCCGACTCAAAGGTGGAAAATGTTTCGGCAAAGTTAATTTCATCTTCAGCTTTTAAAGTTCTGACACGTGATCTTGCAGAAAATAAAACTGAAATTATTACGCTCGATGCCAAAAGCGGTCAGCCAATACCCGAAGCTACAGTCACTCTTTATGTGAACAGTAAAGGTGAGCAAAAAGAACACTCAAAAGTAATCACCAGTCATAATGGGAGTATCGTTATTAACAATATTGATGAACTGAGATGGCTGGCAGTCTCAAAAGATGATGACATGGCTTTGCCGTTGCAGAATATATATGTCAGCCGATATAATTTTCAGGCAACTGAAATAGAAGAAGATGAAGATGAGGATGAAGGAAAAATAGAAGAAGATGAAGAAGAAAGAGGAGACGAAACAATCACCCTACTGACCGATCGCAACCTTTATCGTCCTGGTCAAACCGTTTATGTGAAAGGCATTGCTTATAAAAAAGCATTGAATTCAGCATCAGTTGTGCCGAAAAAAGCCTATACTCTAATATTATGCGATGCCAATAATAAAATGATTGCCGAGAGGAGGCTTCTCACCAATGAGTTTGGTTCTTTTACAACGGATTTTTCTCTGCCGGCAAACGTACTGAATGGTCAGTTTGAGCTCCGAACCATTCACGGACAAACCGTTATCCGTGTGGAAGAGTACAAACGCCCCTCTTTTGAGATCACGTTTCAACCCTTGGAAGGCAGTTATACATTCAATGATTCCGTAAGGGTGAAAGGTTCTGCCAAAACATACTCCGGTGTTGCGCTACAGGGGGCTCATGTGAAATATACCGTAACTCGTGCTCAGCCATTCTGGTGGGAATGGGCAGAAGATGATGTAGATGAGGTTGCTTCAGGTGAAGTGAAAGTGGATGAGAAAGGAGATTTTATAGTCCCGTTCCGTTTGACTCCGAACCTTAAAGACGATCTTGAAGATTGCTATTATATTTATAAGGTTAAGGCAACGTTAACAGACAATGCCGGAGAAACACAAGAATCAGAAACATCCGTATCGGTTGGGAGCACATCATTCATTCTTTCTTCCAACTTAGGTGATGAAATCTGTCGGGACAAACCGATTTCCGCCATATTCACGGCTGACAATCTAAGCAAAAAACCGGTAGACGTGGAAGTTACATACCATCTTTATAAGAAAGGAGATAAAAAACCTCTCATGGAAGGAAAGGTTGCTTCAAATAAAGTACAAGACCTGTCGACATGGAAGAATTTACCTTCAGGGGAATATTTCCTTGAACTTTCTGCTTTTGACGTGAAGGGGAGAGAGGTGACTGAAGATAAATTGTTTGTGCTTTTTTCATTGAATGATCAAAAGTCACCCGTTTCCAAGCCGATCTGGTGCAAACTGATGGACGATACTTTTGCTCCTGACAAGCCCGCAACCATATTGTTCGGTTCCGTCGAGAAAGATGTGCATGTGCTTTACGATGTATTTGTCGGTGGCAAGCAGATTGAAAGCCGCCGCATCACTCTTTCCGACTCCGTGCAACGATTCGAATTCCCTTATAAGGAAGAGTACGGCGATGGCATTTTCGTGAATTTCTGTTTCGTAAAGAATGGAATAGTTAGCCAGCAGGGCAATCGTATTCAGAAAGTTTTGCCTGATAGGAATTTGACCTTGAAATGGGAAACATTCCGTGATAAATTACAACCCGGACAAAAGGAAGAATGGAGATTAACCATTAAGAATTCAAAAGAAAAACCTGTCAAAGCAGAACTCCTGGCTAAGATGTACGATGCTTCTTTGGATAAAATATGGAAAGGAAATCAGGGATTGTATATAAATTATAACAGGAATATTCCTGAAGTAAGGTGGGAATTTGAAAACGGTTATAGTAATTTTTACAATTTTTATTTTTCTCTAAAAGATCATTCTTTTAAGAATCTTGCTTATGATTATTTTTTGAGAATCGGTACAAGACCTTATTATCTCGGCGACTTTGATGATGTCGGTGTGATAGGTTTTGGTATGAAAAAGGATAAAAATGTGGTGGTGCGTGGTGTAGCTTCTACTCTTGAAGGGAAGATAGCAGGGGTAAAAACGGCGAATTTAGCTTATTCTGTGGTATCTGTTGATGAAGAGGATTCCGAAGAACCAAATAAATCCCAGGACGAACCCTTAGACACCACCGTCCCGGTTCGTGAGAACTTCAACGAAACGGCTTTCTTCTATCCTCAGTTAAGAACCAACGAAAAAGGGGAAATCAGTTTCTCCTTCACCGTGCCCGAAAGCCTTACCCGCTGGAAGTTCAAGGGGATTGCCCATACCAAGGAGATGCTTACCGGAACCATCGATGGCGAGACAGTTACCAGTAAGGAGTTTATGCTCTCTCCCAATATGCCGCGCTTTGTTAGGGTGGGAGACCGCAGTTCCATTTCGACCCGCATCATCAATGTTTCCCCGAAAGATGTGAAGGGAGAGGTGAAGATGCAACTGTTCGATCCGGCAACAGAAAAGGTGTTGTTCACGCAAAAACAACCTTTCTCTGTAAAAGCAGGTGAGACCGGCAGTGCTTCGTTTGAATTCATGGCCGATGAAAGTCATTCACTGCTGGGCTGCCGGTTGGTGGCCGATGGTGGCACCTTCAGCGATGGCGAACAGCACCTGCTTCCTGTGTTGAGCAACAAGGAACGGGTTATTGAAACACTGGCCATGCCCATTCGTGGGAACCAGACACGTGAGTTCTCCACGAAGGAGCTTTTCAACGGAAACTCAAAAACTGCTACCGAGCGTAAGCTGACGGTGGAATTTACAGGCAATCCGGCATGGTATGCCGTGCAGAGTCTGCCCAGCCTTTCCAACCCGACCAACGATAATGCAATATCCTGGGCCACGGCTTACTATGCCAACTCTCTGGCTTCGTCCATTATGAACACGCAACCCCGCATGAAACTGGTGTTCGACCAGTGGAAGTCGGAAGGAGAAACCAAGGAAACGCTGTGGAGCAACTTGCAGAAGAATCAGGACGTGAAGAATATCCTGCTCGAAGAATCTCCCTGGCTCACCGAAGCCACAAACGAAGCTGAGCAGAAGCAACGGCTGGCTGTGCTGTTTGATTTGAATACCATTCAGTACAAGAACGATCATGCTTTGGCAAAACTGAAAGAGTTACAGCTGTTTGATGGTTCATGGCCTTGGTACAAGGGAATGAGCGGTAGTCGTTACATCACCCAGTTTGTACTCGAAACCATGGGACGACTGAGCAAACTTTCCGCAAAACCGCTGGAAGGTGATGCCTTAGATATGCAGCAATCGGCATTCAGTTACCTGCACAAAGAGATGCTACAGAAATACAAAGAGTTGAAGAAAGACGAAAAGAAGAACGGTCCTTCCCTGGGCTTGGACGATGAGTCGCTGCACTACCTTTATCTTTGCGCACTGACCGGAGAGAAGATTCCTGCGGAAAACACGGAAGCCTATAACTATTACCTGAGTAAGGTGAACCAGACAATGACCAACCAGACACTGATGGGAAAAGCCCTCTCGGCCATCGTTCTGGCAAAAGCGGGCAAGCATGCCGAAGCTAAGGACTTCCTCAACTCGATGAAAGAGTACGCAGTCAATACGGATGAGATGGGCATGTTCTATGCCTCAAGCGTGAATCCTTATTACTGGTACGGCAATAATATTAAAATGCAGACCGCCATACTGGAAGCCTTTGACGAAACATCAAAGGATGCTGCTTCGGTGGAAGAACTAAAAATGTGGCTACTGAAGCAGAAGCAGGCGCAATCCTGGGATTCTCCCGTTTCTACGGTGAATGCCGTTTATGCATTATTGAAGCGAGGCAGCAACCTGCTGGATAGCCCGGGTGATGTGCGCATTACTTTCGGCAACGAGGTGCTGGAGACCTATTCTCCGGCCAAGACAACGGTGCCTTCAACCGGATACATCAAGAAATCGTTCGAGGACAAGGCTGTTACCTCTTCGCTGAATAAAATTACGGTGGAGAAACGCGATGCCGGCATTGCCTGGGGAGCCGCCTATGCGCAGTATCTGGAAGAGATAGACAATATCAAGCAGCAAGGCAAGGAGCTGAATGTTTCTAAGACGTTATATGTGGAACGCCAGGTGAACGGAGTGAAGGAACTCCACACATTGAAGGGGAATACCACTCTGAAAGTGGGTGACAAGGTGGTTGCCCGCCTTATAATCAAGGTAGATAGGGACATGGACTTTGTGCAGTTGAAGGATCAGCGTGCCGCCTGCTTTGAACCGCTCGAATCCCTGTCGGGTTACCGCTGGGGAGCTGGCACAGGATACTACGTTGCCGTGAAAGATGCTTCCACGAACTTCTTCTTCGATGCCCTGAGAAAAGGAACCTATGTGTTGGAACACTCCTTCTTCGTGACCAGAGCAGGAAACTATTCCTCTGGAATTGCCACCCTGCAGTCGGTCTATGCACCGGAGTTCGCCTCCCATTCCGCTTCGGAACGGGTAGTTGTGGAGTAG